The genomic DNA ACAGCCAGATTCGCAGCAACAGCCTCGATGTGATCCGGCGAGCCGATCAGGGCGTGTTGCTCCCGTCTCTCGCTCGCAAGACCCGCGCCTGCATCACAAGTAACGGCTTCGTTCAGGAGCCGCTTCGCGGCGCGGATTGCGAACGGGCTCCGGGTGGCGATTTCACGTGCGGTCTTCATAGCGGCCGCGTGGGGATTATCGACCACACGCGTGACGAGCCTGTAAGAAACAGCCTCTTCAGGACTGAAGATTCGACCGGTATAGGTCAGCTCCCTGACGACATCTTCCGCAGCAAGGTGACGCATCAGTTGCGTGCCCGACATGTCGGGCACCAAGCCCCACTTCGACTCGAGCACCGCCAGTTTGGTTCCCGGCGCCACGTAACGAATATCCGCACCGAGAGCGATCTGGAAGCCGCCACCGAACGCCAGGCCATGAACCGCCGCGATCACCGGCACGGGAAGCTGCCGCCATAACCAGACGACATGTTGAGCCCAACTAGCGATGCCGTGGGACGCTTGAGTAAGATCCGCAAACGGCAGCAAGCTTTCGCCTCGAGAAATTGCATCGAGCCGTTCGACATCCAGACCGGCGCAGAAGGCACGGCCTTCGCCGGACAGCACGACTGCTCGAACTGTTCTGTCGCGACTGAGCCGCTCACCCGCCTCTGCGAGGGCCATGAACATGGAGGGATCCAGAGCATTCATCTTTTCGGGACGATTCATGCGCACGTCAGCAACACTCTCTTCTACGACGATGGTCACGCGATCGTCCGTCATTGGGGCATCTCCGCGCTGGTACAACTCGAGCTAACTTCCTCGATGGACGAAACGATCGCGACAAGGGAACCGCCCGACCAACAAAGGGGAACAACCCGGTGAGGATGCCCTCACCGAATGCTCTCCCTCGACCGCTGTTGACCCGTCTTATCCATCAAAAACACTGACGAGGTGGACGCAGGTGCTGTGACACGCCCGCGCAAAATTTTGTCAGGCAGCGAACCCAAAAGCGCGCTCTGTCAGCACCAATCCTACAGTGAAAGGAGGGACCATCGACCCAAGGCTGTTGGCGCGTGCAATTCAGCCCCTTTGACCAGATAATTAGTCTATGCTAATCATTAGTCCCAACTTATTATCTCCTTGTATGCGGTTTGGCGGGCGGACAAGGTCCCCCTCCCCAGACTGCAGGCGTCAGAGCTTAGCCATGGTCAAAGATAGTGCGCAGCTTGCCGCCCTGGGGGATCCCACGCGAAGGCGAATATTCGAACTCGTGGGAACGCGGCCTCGCACTGTCGCTGAAATCACTCGAGAACTAACGGTCTCCCAGTCAGCCGTCTCCCAGCACCTCAAGGTTCTGCGCGAATCCCGTCTGGTTCGTGCCGAGCCGAAAGGTGCCAGCAACGTTTATCACATTGACCCGGCCGGGCTCGGCCAGATGCGCGCCTGGCTCGACCGGTTCTGGAGCAACACGTTGGCGGCTTACAAGGTAGCTGTCGAGAAATCACGAGAGGACTAGCATGAGCAGACACATATCGGCCGCACCCATCAAACAATCAATCGTGGTTGATGTCCCTATCGAGCGTGCGTTCAAGGTTTTCACTGAAGACTTCGGCAGCTTCAAACCACGCGAGCACAATCTGCTTTCTGTTCCCATAGCAGAGACGGTATTCGAGCCACGTGTGGGCGGTCACGTTTATGATCGTGGTATCGATGGCAGCGAGTGCCGCTGGGCGCGTGTGTTGGCTTTCGAGCCGCCTAATCGTGTGCTTCTGAGTTGGGACATCAGCCCACGCTGGCAACTCGAGACCAATCCCGACAAGACCAGTGAGTGGGAGGTGCGGTTCATCGCCGAGACGCAAAACCGGACCCGCCTGGAGCTTGAGCATCGTCACCTCGAACGCCATGGCGAAGGTTGGGAAGGCGTCCGCGAAGGCGTCAAGGGCGATCAGGGTTGGCCCCTCTATCTGAAAAGGTACCGCCAGCGGATCGCCGGTGAGGCTTGATGCTCGCCTTCTCCCTGCGTCCCTATCGTAATTGCGGAGGCCCTCATGGCAACTTATTCGTTGAGTGTTATCGGAGTACTTCTCCTCTGCCTCATATCCATTTTGCTGGCGATTCATTCGGGATCGTCCAAAGGCAGGGCGGGCGTCCTCTCCGGACCTGTCCTGCCGGCCGACGACGAAAACTTGTTGTACCGGATTGATCGCGTGCACATGAACGCGGTGGAGGCGCTGCCACCTTTTGTGGTCCCAGCCGTTCTGGCCATGATGGTAGGAGTCAGACCCGGCACACTTGCGACGCTCGTATGGATCTACGTTGCGATTCGTCTGATACACGTTGTGGTCTATTTGCGCGGCGGCAAAGCTGCCAAAGGCGGCAGCATCAGAACCATTCTCTATGTTTCAGGAGCGGCTGTGACTGTTATTCTAATTGCGACCACCGCCGTGGCAGCGATCGGCTGACATACCAAACAAAGCGACAGCTGAGCCCCCGAGAAATGCGGCTGCTTGCGAGCTCTCGTGGTCCAGTTGTCCCTTTTGCGCTAACAGCTGCTAATCTGTTGGCGAATGCTCGTACATGGAGTTCTAAGCGGCACCACCAGAAGTGCGAAATCGTGGAGGATCGTAAACTGGCGTACCAAATCGTACGATTGATGGCGGAGGAGTCCCCCGATTCAACTGCTCCGTTGCGAGGTGGACGGGTCAAGCTGCGCAATGAGGGAGTGACGATCTTCATCTCCGACAACTGAGTCAGCCCGTCCCTACTCTCCTGTCCCCAGACCCCGGAAATTTCTGTCTTCCAAAGCGCCAACCGAAGGGTCCCACCTTCCCATAGAAGGACTGCTGACATTGGCTTCGCAGGATTTTCTTTGATCTGCCGGTGCACACGTCGTGCACACGTCGCCTTCTAACCGTATGAAAGACTTAAACTCTCGCTCCAATCCATCATGCGGTCGCGGTGCCCCTCGGCGTGGACGATCAGGTCGGCGCCGTCAGCACGGTATAAAGCGGCTTGCCGGCCACCAAATGGTCCTGGCTGTCCTGAACCGCGCGGCGCACGCAATTCCTTTGATACGACACGGTTCGTGCTGCAAGCGTGGCATCCTAGATTCGACAATGATCGCCGACATCAGTGGCTTGGGCAGCAACTCGAGGAGTGCGCCACGGGCTGGTCATGCGAGCGGATCATCACCCATTGCTCGCCGGTCCGACATATCGATCCGCCGTGGCTTCAGAAGCCTCTCCTTCAAAAGCTCGACCTCAAGCTCAAGCGTAGTCTCCTAGACGCAACAGTAGCCAGTTTCCAACTCCGACAATTCTGTGCCCACCGTATCAGGCGCGATCCGGGGGGCAGAATTGAACGTGCTGCAACTTTGTCAGGGTTTCGGGTCAGGTAAATGGCGACGATCTTGCCGTCGCTGTGTTCGATGGCCATGGTGTCGATCGACCCGTCGCTCTCGCGCATCACAAATCCGGGGGAGCCATTGACCATAGCATCCCGCGCCGTGATGGCGGCAAGGGCCGGATTCTTGCGGGCGAGACCGTGGAGAAAACGCAGTATTCTGTCCGCCTCGAATGGGATTGAGAGCTGCAGCGCGTTTGCCGCCACTGGCCGATATACTACGACTCGCATCGTGCTCGCGCCGACTTCATGCGGTCCAGGCAAAACCGCGTCACGACTGTCGCAAGATAGCGATAGGGTTCCTTGACCTCGGTACGGTCGATGGCGTGCCACCGCAGATAGGCATCCTGCACGTCATCCTCGGCCTCGGCGCGCAACGCGAGCATGCGGTAGGCAAGCTTCGTCAGCGCGCGCCGAAGCGTCTCGAGAGCCGCGGCACCGTGGTCGCGGGTTGTCATGCGGCCGATGCCCGTCTAGG from Bradyrhizobium sp. CCBAU 53351 includes the following:
- a CDS encoding crotonase/enoyl-CoA hydratase family protein; the encoded protein is MTDDRVTIVVEESVADVRMNRPEKMNALDPSMFMALAEAGERLSRDRTVRAVVLSGEGRAFCAGLDVERLDAISRGESLLPFADLTQASHGIASWAQHVVWLWRQLPVPVIAAVHGLAFGGGFQIALGADIRYVAPGTKLAVLESKWGLVPDMSGTQLMRHLAAEDVVRELTYTGRIFSPEEAVSYRLVTRVVDNPHAAAMKTAREIATRSPFAIRAAKRLLNEAVTCDAGAGLASERREQHALIGSPDHIEAVAANLAVRPAKFADPEELLASRGSSPGK
- a CDS encoding helix-turn-helix transcriptional regulator, which translates into the protein MVKDSAQLAALGDPTRRRIFELVGTRPRTVAEITRELTVSQSAVSQHLKVLRESRLVRAEPKGASNVYHIDPAGLGQMRAWLDRFWSNTLAAYKVAVEKSRED
- a CDS encoding SRPBCC family protein; the encoded protein is MSRHISAAPIKQSIVVDVPIERAFKVFTEDFGSFKPREHNLLSVPIAETVFEPRVGGHVYDRGIDGSECRWARVLAFEPPNRVLLSWDISPRWQLETNPDKTSEWEVRFIAETQNRTRLELEHRHLERHGEGWEGVREGVKGDQGWPLYLKRYRQRIAGEA
- a CDS encoding MAPEG family protein, with product MATYSLSVIGVLLLCLISILLAIHSGSSKGRAGVLSGPVLPADDENLLYRIDRVHMNAVEALPPFVVPAVLAMMVGVRPGTLATLVWIYVAIRLIHVVVYLRGGKAAKGGSIRTILYVSGAAVTVILIATTAVAAIG
- a CDS encoding sigma factor; amino-acid sequence: MTTRDHGAAALETLRRALTKLAYRMLALRAEAEDDVQDAYLRWHAIDRTEVKEPYRYLATVVTRFCLDRMKSARARCES